The following proteins are encoded in a genomic region of Trichocoleus sp.:
- a CDS encoding DNA polymerase III subunit gamma/tau, whose amino-acid sequence MPYEPLHHKYRPQTFAELVGQEAIATTLTNALRRQKIAPAYLFTGARGTGKTSSARILAKSLNCQKSDVPTEQPCGVCEVCRSIANGSAMDVIEIDAASNTGVDNIRELIERAQFAPVQCRYKVYVLDEVHMLTGQAFNALLKTLEEPPPRVVFVLATTDPQRVLSTIISRCQRFDFRRIELVAMVKHLSSIAQKESIDIAADALQLVAQISQGGLRDAESLLDQLSLLEGQITVERVWDLVGAVPERDLLALVRAIAADDGIAVLDCARHLMDRGREPLIVLQNLASFYRDLLIAKTSPDRSDLVAITAPTWTELCAFVQPVDLGVILYGQQHLRASEVQVKNTTQPRLWLEVTLLGLLPASIQQVSGIRGQGAGVGGQAFGSRPVPVSRPETVLPKPEVAIPVVLPVEAVPEPAPQTKIAQPIAPNGSSASVAPPVEESVSQPVPEQVEPVLEPAAPVSTTHPVSTTHHDAPEPQFDLTEIWEQVLSQVQPYSTQIMLRQQCQLIGLTEQEARIGARSEKLFKMAKDRMPNIEAAFAKLYAQKIRVSLEVLVRSETETEPQLSVNPPLYPSTPPQPTQTLRESAPQLKPSAQTTPFDASPATAASQKPRSTPVPPTHLEVLPEPVLPASWVAEDDVTRAAKSLAQLFNGEIVSWESEVAIGSTSDAAIVPAELEAVDSDPDNDVPF is encoded by the coding sequence ATGCCCTACGAACCGCTGCACCACAAATATCGCCCTCAAACCTTCGCTGAACTGGTGGGGCAAGAGGCGATCGCTACGACGCTGACGAATGCTTTGCGGCGACAAAAAATTGCGCCTGCTTATTTGTTCACAGGAGCAAGGGGAACAGGAAAAACATCAAGCGCCCGAATTTTGGCAAAGTCGTTGAACTGCCAGAAAAGCGATGTCCCCACAGAGCAACCTTGCGGCGTTTGTGAGGTTTGTCGATCGATCGCCAACGGCTCAGCGATGGATGTGATCGAAATCGACGCAGCTAGCAATACCGGGGTTGATAATATTCGTGAATTGATTGAGCGCGCTCAGTTTGCCCCCGTTCAATGCCGCTACAAGGTGTATGTTTTAGATGAAGTCCATATGCTAACGGGTCAGGCATTCAATGCCTTATTGAAAACGTTAGAAGAACCACCACCACGCGTTGTTTTCGTTCTAGCGACGACTGATCCACAGCGGGTACTCTCCACGATTATTTCTCGCTGTCAGCGGTTTGATTTCCGCCGGATTGAACTTGTGGCAATGGTGAAGCACTTGAGTTCGATCGCCCAAAAAGAATCGATCGATATTGCCGCCGATGCACTTCAGCTTGTAGCCCAGATTTCGCAGGGTGGCTTGCGCGATGCCGAAAGCTTGCTGGATCAGTTGAGCCTGCTTGAAGGACAGATTACGGTTGAGCGAGTTTGGGATCTGGTCGGGGCTGTGCCAGAGCGAGATCTGCTGGCGTTGGTTCGGGCAATTGCTGCCGATGATGGTATTGCAGTTCTTGATTGTGCTCGTCATCTCATGGATCGGGGTCGAGAACCGCTGATTGTGCTGCAAAACCTCGCCAGCTTTTATCGAGATCTGCTGATTGCAAAAACCAGCCCCGATCGCAGTGATCTAGTTGCCATCACGGCTCCAACCTGGACAGAACTTTGTGCTTTTGTGCAGCCCGTCGATCTGGGCGTCATCCTCTATGGGCAGCAGCATCTCCGTGCCAGTGAGGTTCAGGTTAAAAATACAACGCAGCCGCGACTCTGGCTAGAAGTGACGCTGTTGGGGCTATTGCCTGCTTCAATTCAGCAAGTTTCGGGAATCCGAGGGCAAGGGGCAGGTGTTGGCGGGCAAGCTTTTGGGAGCCGTCCTGTGCCTGTTTCGCGTCCGGAGACTGTTTTGCCTAAGCCTGAAGTAGCCATTCCTGTTGTGTTGCCTGTCGAAGCTGTTCCAGAACCTGCCCCTCAAACCAAGATCGCCCAACCGATCGCCCCAAATGGCTCTTCTGCGTCAGTTGCTCCACCTGTTGAAGAATCGGTCAGTCAGCCTGTACCAGAACAAGTTGAACCTGTTTTAGAGCCTGCGGCTCCAGTTTCTACAACCCATCCAGTTTCTACAACCCATCATGACGCCCCCGAACCTCAATTTGACCTGACGGAGATCTGGGAGCAGGTGTTAAGCCAGGTACAACCCTACTCGACTCAAATTATGCTGCGGCAGCAGTGCCAGCTTATTGGTTTAACGGAGCAGGAAGCTCGGATTGGGGCGCGATCGGAGAAGCTGTTTAAGATGGCAAAAGATCGAATGCCAAATATCGAGGCAGCATTTGCCAAACTCTATGCTCAGAAGATCAGGGTGAGTTTAGAAGTGCTGGTGCGATCGGAAACTGAAACAGAGCCTCAGCTTTCTGTGAATCCGCCGCTTTATCCATCAACGCCACCCCAACCCACGCAAACCCTGCGAGAATCTGCGCCCCAGCTCAAGCCCTCAGCACAAACAACGCCTTTTGATGCCTCACCCGCAACCGCCGCTTCCCAAAAACCACGCTCAACCCCTGTGCCTCCAACCCATCTTGAAGTGCTGCCTGAGCCAGTTCTCCCGGCTTCCTGGGTCGCGGAGGATGATGTCACGCGAGCTGCAAAAAGCTTGGCGCAATTGTTTAACGGCGAGATAGTCAGTTGGGAAAGTGAAGTGGCGATCGGCTCAACGAGTGATGCAGCGATCGTTCCGGCGGAATTAGAAGCAGTCGATTCTGATCCGGATAATGATGTGCCGTTTTAG
- a CDS encoding MMPL family transporter: MVQDLRLLSLEGLQIRVGGQTAHQLDTMQIIGSRIPIVFTAIISITFIALCILFRSIVLPIKAIVLNLLSIGASFGALVFVFQEGHLHHWLHFTPLGYLDILLPVILFCVLFGLSMDYEVFLLTRIKEAYDRSGKNSLSVVEGLERTGRIITSAALLMIIVTGSFALTRIIFVKALGLGIALAVLIDSTLIRAILLPASMHLLGKWNWWMPKFSRFGSIKLR; this comes from the coding sequence CTGGTACAAGACTTACGCTTACTTTCGCTAGAGGGGCTACAAATTAGGGTTGGAGGACAAACCGCCCATCAACTCGACACAATGCAGATTATTGGCAGCCGTATCCCCATTGTATTCACTGCCATTATCAGCATTACGTTCATTGCTTTATGTATTTTGTTTCGCTCGATCGTATTACCCATCAAAGCAATTGTCTTAAATCTTCTGTCGATCGGGGCATCCTTCGGTGCTTTAGTTTTTGTCTTTCAGGAAGGACATTTGCATCACTGGCTCCACTTTACGCCGCTCGGCTATCTGGATATTCTGCTGCCCGTCATTTTGTTTTGCGTTTTGTTTGGCTTAAGCATGGATTACGAAGTGTTTTTGCTGACCCGAATTAAGGAAGCATACGATCGCTCCGGCAAGAACTCACTGAGCGTTGTGGAAGGATTGGAGCGAACTGGACGAATTATCACCAGTGCTGCCCTATTAATGATTATCGTCACAGGTTCTTTTGCCTTAACCCGGATTATTTTCGTCAAGGCATTAGGTTTGGGAATTGCTCTAGCAGTTCTGATCGATTCCACCCTAATTCGAGCCATTCTGCTGCCTGCTAGTATGCACCTGCTGGGCAAATGGAACTGGTGGATGCCCAAATTTTCTCGCTTCGGCTCAATTAAGCTGCGCTAA
- a CDS encoding CoB--CoM heterodisulfide reductase iron-sulfur subunit B family protein encodes MTLKYAYFPGCVAQGACRELYMSTDALTKALGIELIELKKASCCGSGTFKEDSQLMEDTVNARNIALAESLNLPLLTHCSTCQGVIGHVDERLKEAQESNPDYLNQVNGLLKAEGCSPYKGTSEVTHLLWALVGDYGLEALAERVTRKLSGLKCAAFYGCYLLRAQKHLPFDDPYNPQSMEQVFQTIGATPINYRGRTQCCGWPLSSYATEQSFKMAGGHIQEAIDAGADCLVTPCPLCHLNLDSRQPEVAMVVGQKLGLPVLHLPQLIGLAVGISPKQLGLERHIVSTEPVLEKLGL; translated from the coding sequence ATGACCTTAAAGTATGCCTATTTCCCCGGATGCGTGGCGCAAGGAGCCTGCCGGGAACTGTATATGTCCACTGATGCTTTGACAAAAGCACTGGGCATTGAGTTGATCGAGCTAAAGAAAGCGTCCTGTTGCGGTTCGGGGACGTTTAAAGAAGACTCGCAGCTGATGGAAGACACTGTCAATGCGCGGAATATTGCCCTGGCGGAGTCGCTCAATTTGCCGCTGCTGACGCACTGTAGTACCTGTCAAGGGGTGATTGGTCACGTCGATGAGCGCTTGAAGGAGGCACAAGAGAGTAACCCTGACTATCTGAATCAGGTAAACGGCTTGCTCAAGGCAGAGGGTTGTTCTCCCTACAAGGGCACGTCTGAAGTGACGCATTTGCTCTGGGCGTTGGTAGGCGATTATGGCTTAGAAGCACTAGCAGAGCGAGTCACCCGCAAACTATCCGGCTTAAAATGTGCGGCGTTCTATGGCTGCTATCTGCTGCGGGCACAGAAGCATTTACCTTTTGATGACCCATACAACCCCCAGTCGATGGAGCAAGTCTTTCAAACGATCGGCGCAACCCCCATCAACTACCGGGGCAGAACTCAGTGCTGCGGCTGGCCTCTTTCCAGCTATGCCACAGAGCAATCGTTCAAAATGGCAGGCGGACATATTCAAGAAGCGATCGATGCCGGAGCCGATTGTTTGGTGACCCCTTGTCCCTTATGTCACTTAAACCTGGATTCGCGACAGCCCGAAGTTGCAATGGTGGTGGGGCAGAAGCTTGGCTTACCCGTATTGCATTTGCCGCAGTTAATTGGACTCGCAGTAGGCATTAGTCCAAAGCAGCTTGGCTTGGAACGGCACATTGTCTCAACGGAGCCAGTGCTGGAGAAGTTAGGGCTTTAA
- a CDS encoding response regulator produces the protein MSAPEADRPTVLTVDDSIVIHQMVKCALEPTYRVLMVDNAVEALSLIYHETIAVLLLDVLMPGVDGLEFCRTLRNLPQFHHLPVIMVTSQDRPFDRVQGRMAGATEYLTKPFTAEQLCDLVKKFTPSLSSH, from the coding sequence ATGTCTGCCCCTGAAGCCGATCGCCCAACTGTTTTAACGGTGGATGATAGTATCGTTATTCATCAGATGGTGAAGTGCGCTTTGGAACCAACCTATCGCGTGTTGATGGTGGACAATGCGGTCGAAGCGCTGTCGCTGATCTATCACGAAACGATCGCGGTGCTGCTGCTCGATGTGCTGATGCCTGGAGTGGATGGGCTGGAATTTTGCCGGACGCTGCGAAATCTGCCTCAGTTTCATCACCTGCCCGTCATTATGGTGACCTCCCAAGATCGCCCGTTCGATCGGGTTCAGGGACGCATGGCAGGCGCAACCGAATATTTAACCAAACCTTTTACCGCAGAACAACTCTGCGATTTGGTCAAAAAATTTACGCCGAGTTTGTCTTCTCATTGA
- the cheB gene encoding chemotaxis-specific protein-glutamate methyltransferase CheB — protein sequence MSAHKIRVFLVEDSPVALTILKRILTSAPDIEIVGIAHNGIEALQLIPQVQPHVICTDLHMPKMDGLELTQRVMAAYPCPILVISASVQVEDTHNVFQVLKAGAIDVFPKPRTGLASEYEQAKQDLINRVKILAGVSVFTQRRSHSLSLLSSSPPPRIPTSFSPHIRAPKVVTIGASTGGPQALHTLLSALPAHFPVPILCVQHISEGFLPSFISWLAAECSLKVTIAQPQTLPEPGTVYFAPDRGHLEVSAQGRLMLSDKPPVSGHCPSVTVLFNSVSAYYRQSAIGVLLTGMGRDGAEGLYSMAQAGGTTIAQDEATSIVFGMPKEAITLGAAQQILPIGEIAPLLLRRVSGVTS from the coding sequence ATGTCCGCTCATAAGATTCGCGTCTTCCTTGTTGAAGACTCCCCAGTTGCCCTCACCATTCTCAAGCGAATTCTGACCAGTGCCCCTGATATTGAGATTGTTGGCATCGCGCATAACGGCATTGAAGCACTGCAACTGATCCCCCAAGTACAGCCTCACGTTATTTGTACTGATTTGCACATGCCCAAAATGGATGGGTTAGAACTGACTCAGCGGGTCATGGCAGCTTATCCTTGCCCGATTCTGGTCATCAGTGCTTCCGTTCAGGTAGAAGATACTCATAACGTTTTTCAAGTGCTGAAAGCTGGCGCGATCGACGTATTTCCCAAACCTCGCACCGGGCTTGCCTCAGAATATGAGCAGGCGAAACAAGACCTGATCAACCGAGTCAAAATTCTGGCGGGTGTCTCCGTCTTCACCCAGCGCCGTTCTCATTCCCTCAGCCTCCTCTCTTCTTCTCCCCCTCCCCGCATCCCCACGTCTTTTTCCCCGCATATCCGTGCCCCCAAAGTGGTGACGATCGGCGCTTCCACAGGCGGACCCCAAGCACTTCACACCCTGCTTAGCGCACTTCCGGCTCATTTTCCTGTTCCAATTCTCTGTGTGCAGCACATCAGCGAAGGTTTTCTTCCAAGCTTCATCAGTTGGTTGGCTGCGGAATGTAGCCTTAAAGTGACGATCGCCCAACCACAAACTCTGCCCGAACCTGGAACCGTCTATTTTGCTCCCGATCGAGGTCATCTAGAAGTTTCAGCCCAGGGACGACTGATGCTATCTGATAAGCCACCTGTATCGGGTCACTGTCCTTCAGTCACGGTACTCTTTAACTCGGTTTCGGCTTACTATCGCCAAAGTGCGATCGGCGTTCTGCTCACGGGAATGGGACGGGATGGGGCAGAAGGGCTTTACAGCATGGCTCAGGCAGGTGGAACGACGATCGCGCAAGATGAAGCAACGAGCATTGTATTTGGCATGCCCAAAGAAGCAATTACGCTGGGGGCGGCTCAGCAAATTCTGCCGATCGGAGAAATTGCACCACTGCTGTTGCGTCGGGTATCAGGTGTCACGAGTTAG
- a CDS encoding pentapeptide repeat-containing protein, with the protein MNAAELSKRYASGERDFAGINIAGANLSGIDLSGANLSQAFLASANLERANLTGANLNGAFLYGAAMNYARLAGASFVSADLTKSNLTGAHLTKANLTRAKLSGAILKGVNLRSANLSGVNFCGANLSGINLRSTNLSEANLSWANLTGARLSGANLSGAKLDNIKLNQAYLNGVDLSGADLDGVDLSESKLNGADFTGANLSVANLSDACLKVAKFGRANLHAASLNGTSLVHTDLHEADLSQCELMEADLHHANLTQANLNGAKLYAANLAHANLTGAYLWAAKLDMASLHGANLNGAKLQGSSLREVDTQGIHYDEETRFPSDFLPLQPPMHLNYA; encoded by the coding sequence ATGAATGCGGCTGAATTGTCAAAACGCTACGCATCTGGAGAACGCGATTTTGCTGGAATTAATATCGCAGGTGCCAATTTAAGCGGGATTGATCTGAGTGGGGCAAACCTCTCACAGGCATTTCTGGCTTCTGCAAATTTGGAGCGGGCAAACCTAACAGGAGCCAACCTGAACGGCGCATTTTTATATGGTGCAGCAATGAATTATGCACGGCTGGCAGGAGCCAGTTTTGTCAGTGCTGACTTAACCAAATCTAATCTGACTGGTGCCCATTTAACCAAAGCAAATTTGACTCGCGCAAAGCTGAGCGGTGCAATCCTCAAGGGAGTCAATTTACGTTCAGCAAACCTGAGTGGTGTGAACTTCTGTGGCGCAAACCTGAGCGGTATCAATTTGCGATCGACCAATCTCAGCGAAGCCAATCTGAGTTGGGCAAACCTCACCGGAGCCAGGCTGAGTGGTGCAAACTTGAGCGGCGCCAAGCTAGATAATATTAAACTCAACCAGGCTTATTTAAACGGGGTTGACCTGAGTGGTGCAGACCTCGATGGCGTTGATTTAAGCGAGTCTAAACTCAATGGGGCAGACTTTACCGGAGCAAATCTATCGGTGGCAAACCTCAGTGATGCTTGCCTGAAAGTTGCCAAATTTGGGCGAGCAAATCTTCATGCAGCATCGCTCAATGGCACATCTTTAGTACATACCGATTTACATGAAGCCGACCTGAGCCAGTGTGAATTAATGGAAGCTGATTTGCATCATGCCAACCTGACCCAGGCAAACCTGAATGGTGCCAAGCTCTATGCTGCCAACTTAGCTCATGCAAATCTCACTGGAGCCTATTTGTGGGCTGCAAAGCTTGATATGGCAAGCCTGCATGGAGCCAACCTGAACGGAGCCAAACTACAGGGATCCAGCCTACGAGAAGTCGATACTCAGGGCATTCACTACGACGAAGAGACCCGCTTCCCGTCTGATTTTTTGCCGCTTCAGCCTCCTATGCACCTCAACTACGCTTAA
- a CDS encoding hybrid sensor histidine kinase/response regulator, with product MFIQDDELRTIFKTASEEHLHNLDSGLLRLETQPDDAQLLESLLRDAHSLKGDANMLGVKEIGTLAHQIEHILSQLKLHQQAWSLHLGDRLAQGIVAIRRLVHEAVTGEAAGVDTFHVLAGLMAVKGDAEGEDAGKEVEPERKVEPEREVEPEQTVKEQEEQAETMTTLLSPAAASLTPDTYRIDTIRVPTQNLDNLMTQAGELTVTKIRIAHRLAEVESIVLLWEEWGRDLFNHRFVFEEARRGNGALHRLEGFHSRTEERLESLGNLLNDLRGALYEDTTRLELIGNELEGGIRTLRLLPLATIFNLFPRMVRDLSRQQGKAIELVVEGAETRADKRILEEMKDPLMHLLRNAIDHGIEPPDVRVQQGKSPTATIHLRGYQTSTSVVIEVQDDGRGLDLAQIKQTAIKRGICREEDLATMTPNQIQSLIFSPGFSTAPLVTEVSGRGVGLDVVQTNVEKLKGNLQIESTPGKGCLFRISLGITLATAHVLIVQVEGMPYAIPVGFVKTACFVDPDEPFPIKGQDTILRDDRPISVVKLSDLLELSPAATPGVKPAQKSCQLACVILQVGQEHLGVFVDALIDEQDVVIKPQSKLLQRVRNVAGATILGTGEVCMVLHPPDLIQSARHCTRSTVSAPSTPTLTQKTTILLVEDSIATRTQEKRILETAGFEVITAVDGMDGFNKLQSRSVDAIVSDVQMPNLDGLGLAARIRQHKEYDDLPIILVTSLSSDEDKRRGAEVGANAYITKGNFNQDLLIETLQRLI from the coding sequence ATGTTTATTCAAGACGACGAGCTACGCACCATCTTTAAAACTGCCAGCGAAGAGCACTTGCACAACCTTGACAGTGGGCTGCTGCGCCTGGAGACCCAACCAGACGATGCCCAACTGCTAGAATCTCTCCTCCGCGACGCGCATTCCCTGAAAGGTGATGCCAATATGCTTGGGGTAAAAGAGATTGGCACGCTGGCTCATCAAATTGAACATATCCTCAGCCAATTGAAGCTGCATCAGCAGGCCTGGTCACTCCATTTGGGCGATCGGCTGGCGCAAGGGATTGTTGCAATCCGTCGTCTGGTTCATGAAGCTGTCACTGGAGAAGCCGCAGGCGTTGATACGTTTCATGTGTTAGCGGGATTGATGGCAGTGAAGGGAGATGCGGAGGGAGAAGACGCAGGGAAGGAAGTGGAACCAGAGCGGAAAGTGGAACCAGAGCGGGAAGTGGAACCAGAGCAGACCGTGAAAGAACAGGAGGAGCAGGCAGAAACAATGACTACGCTGCTATCCCCTGCTGCCGCTTCCCTGACTCCCGACACCTATCGCATTGATACAATTCGGGTGCCAACCCAGAATTTGGACAACCTGATGACTCAAGCAGGTGAGTTGACGGTGACAAAGATTCGGATCGCGCATCGGTTGGCAGAAGTTGAGTCGATCGTTTTGCTCTGGGAGGAGTGGGGGCGAGATCTGTTTAATCATCGTTTTGTGTTTGAAGAGGCGCGGCGGGGAAATGGGGCACTGCATCGGCTGGAGGGATTTCATAGCCGGACGGAGGAGCGCCTGGAAAGTTTGGGCAACTTGCTCAATGATCTACGCGGTGCTTTATATGAAGACACAACTCGGCTTGAACTGATTGGGAATGAACTGGAAGGAGGAATTCGGACATTACGACTGCTGCCATTAGCGACAATTTTTAATCTGTTTCCGCGCATGGTACGCGATCTATCCCGACAGCAAGGCAAAGCGATCGAGTTGGTAGTGGAAGGAGCAGAAACTCGCGCCGATAAGCGGATTCTGGAAGAGATGAAAGACCCCTTAATGCATCTGCTGCGAAACGCGATCGATCATGGAATTGAGCCGCCGGATGTCCGAGTGCAGCAAGGGAAATCGCCAACTGCCACTATCCACCTGCGCGGATATCAGACCTCAACCAGCGTTGTCATTGAAGTTCAGGATGACGGACGTGGATTAGACCTTGCCCAAATTAAGCAAACGGCAATCAAGCGAGGCATTTGTCGGGAAGAAGACCTGGCAACGATGACCCCCAATCAGATTCAATCGCTGATTTTTTCGCCCGGATTTTCGACTGCTCCCCTCGTCACCGAAGTTTCAGGTCGGGGAGTGGGGTTAGATGTTGTGCAAACCAACGTTGAGAAGCTAAAAGGCAATCTCCAGATTGAGTCAACCCCTGGAAAAGGCTGCCTATTTCGCATTAGTTTAGGCATTACATTGGCAACCGCACATGTGCTGATCGTCCAGGTTGAGGGAATGCCCTACGCGATTCCAGTTGGGTTTGTCAAAACTGCCTGTTTCGTTGACCCAGATGAGCCATTTCCCATCAAAGGACAAGACACGATCCTACGAGACGATCGCCCAATTTCTGTCGTTAAGCTCTCTGATCTGCTAGAGCTAAGCCCAGCCGCCACTCCTGGGGTCAAACCTGCTCAAAAATCTTGTCAGCTTGCCTGTGTCATTTTACAGGTTGGGCAGGAGCATCTCGGCGTCTTTGTGGATGCACTAATCGATGAACAAGATGTCGTCATCAAGCCTCAAAGCAAGTTGCTACAGCGAGTTCGCAATGTGGCAGGCGCAACCATACTCGGAACAGGCGAGGTTTGTATGGTGCTTCACCCGCCCGATCTTATCCAGTCTGCACGTCACTGCACCCGATCGACCGTTTCTGCCCCCTCAACCCCAACCCTCACCCAAAAAACAACAATTCTGCTCGTCGAAGATTCGATCGCCACACGCACCCAGGAGAAACGCATTTTAGAAACCGCTGGATTTGAGGTGATCACTGCTGTAGACGGTATGGATGGCTTTAACAAACTGCAATCTCGCTCAGTGGATGCGATCGTCTCCGATGTGCAAATGCCAAACCTGGATGGACTTGGTTTAGCAGCAAGAATCCGGCAGCACAAAGAATATGACGATCTGCCCATTATTCTTGTAACCTCCCTCTCTAGCGACGAAGACAAACGCCGAGGGGCAGAAGTGGGAGCCAATGCCTACATCACGAAAGGTAATTTCAACCAGGACTTGCTGATTGAGACATTACAGCGATTGATTTAA
- a CDS encoding methyl-accepting chemotaxis protein, whose product MKSAQNLKLRHWIIAGYAAPLLGLLLSAAVTILNIAVVNEKSARVSHSQAVKDQINELAIDVQSLSRATRGYLLDKNLAFLNAYEQSEENLTQQLQQLDLLIQDTHQRENFDRLRQLLNEARRSTRGLIDLVSANRSKESIARWKEGEGTQQVDKTNQLIKAMQALELQIMTTSNEQQQQALTSLKTIVLLATGISLLVSAIIGYWVISRTANQMNEAASSIATATTEIVTTVEQQERTAMQQAASISETTTTMDELGASSRQSSEQAEAAASGAKQALSLAGSGTKTVERTLNGMSHLKQKVGAIADQILRLSEQTSQIGNISNLVSDLANQTNMLALNAAVEAVRAGEHGKGFAVVASEIRKLADQSRSSAERIGSLVTDIQNAINSTVMVTDEGTKTVDEGVQLAQETSDSFYGVTEAVNNVVLNSQQISLNVKQQSIAVQQVVDAMNALNIAARETASGVSQIKVGTQRLNEAALDLKEVV is encoded by the coding sequence ATGAAAAGCGCCCAAAACCTAAAACTAAGACATTGGATTATTGCTGGCTATGCTGCACCTTTACTCGGTTTATTGCTTTCAGCCGCAGTCACGATACTGAATATTGCTGTGGTCAACGAAAAGTCAGCCAGGGTGAGTCACTCTCAAGCAGTTAAAGATCAAATTAATGAATTGGCGATCGATGTTCAGAGCCTTTCCAGAGCCACAAGAGGCTACCTGCTCGACAAAAATTTAGCCTTTTTAAACGCCTACGAACAGTCTGAAGAGAATTTAACACAACAGCTTCAACAGCTTGATCTGCTGATTCAAGACACTCATCAAAGAGAGAATTTCGACCGTTTAAGGCAGTTATTGAATGAGGCAAGAAGGAGCACTCGAGGTCTCATCGATCTCGTGAGTGCAAACCGATCAAAGGAGTCGATCGCTCGATGGAAAGAAGGAGAGGGAACTCAGCAAGTTGACAAAACAAATCAACTCATTAAAGCAATGCAAGCGCTGGAATTGCAAATCATGACAACCAGCAACGAACAGCAGCAACAGGCGCTCACTTCGCTCAAAACGATCGTCCTCCTTGCTACAGGAATTTCGCTGCTCGTTTCAGCAATCATTGGCTATTGGGTGATTAGCCGGACAGCTAACCAAATGAACGAAGCTGCTAGTTCGATCGCGACTGCCACAACCGAAATCGTCACAACGGTTGAACAGCAAGAAAGAACTGCGATGCAACAAGCTGCTTCCATCAGCGAAACGACAACAACAATGGATGAATTAGGAGCATCTTCTCGACAATCTTCAGAACAAGCGGAAGCAGCAGCATCGGGTGCAAAACAGGCTCTTTCACTAGCAGGTAGCGGTACAAAAACAGTAGAACGCACGCTTAATGGCATGTCTCATTTGAAGCAAAAAGTAGGGGCGATCGCCGATCAAATTCTCCGGTTGAGTGAACAGACAAGCCAGATTGGAAATATCTCGAATCTAGTGAGTGACCTGGCAAATCAAACAAATATGCTGGCGCTCAACGCTGCTGTAGAGGCAGTTCGAGCCGGAGAACATGGCAAAGGGTTTGCGGTTGTTGCGAGCGAAATTCGAAAACTGGCAGACCAGAGCCGCAGTTCTGCTGAGCGCATTGGTTCCCTGGTGACAGATATTCAAAATGCAATTAATTCAACCGTCATGGTTACGGATGAAGGCACAAAAACGGTTGATGAAGGCGTACAACTGGCACAAGAAACCTCAGATTCGTTCTATGGCGTTACCGAGGCTGTCAATAACGTGGTGCTGAACAGCCAGCAAATCTCACTGAACGTCAAACAGCAATCGATCGCCGTTCAACAAGTTGTTGATGCGATGAACGCTCTAAACATTGCTGCCAGAGAAACCGCCAGTGGCGTCAGCCAAATTAAAGTTGGCACCCAACGTCTCAACGAAGCAGCCCTCGACCTGAAGGAAGTTGTTTAG